Proteins found in one Sardina pilchardus chromosome 3, fSarPil1.1, whole genome shotgun sequence genomic segment:
- the LOC134076530 gene encoding histone acetyltransferase KAT7-like isoform X3, whose translation MPRRKRNAGSSSDGTEDSDFSADLEHNDSSESNAKKRRNTRLTRASARLSQSSQGRKQGVDPDDTPPRTPTGNAPSSESDIDISSPNVSHDESLAKELALKDAGSDLSHRPKRRRFHESYNFNMKCPTPGCNSLGHLTGKHERHFSISGCPLYHNLSADECKVRASSRGQVEERTLSHRQDENRHSTRHQTPMERQMQYKEKVTEMRKKRNSTLPKEQKEKHVDHRQSHGASREPILENITSDYDLELFRKAQARASDDLEKLRLQGQVTEGSNMIKTIVFGRYELDTWYHSPYPEEYARLGRLYMCEFCLKYMKSQTILRRHMAKCVWKHPPGDEIYRKGTISVFEVDGKKNKIYCQNLCLLAKLFLDHKTLYYDVEPFLFYVMTEADNTGCHLVGYFSKEKNSFLNYNVSCILTMPQYMRQGFGKMLIDFSYLLSKVEERVGSPERPLSDLGLISYRSYWKEVLLRYLHNFQGKEVSIKEISQETAVNPVDIVSTLQSLQMLKYWKGKHLVLKRQDLIDDWKAKESKRGNSKAIDPAALKWTPPKGT comes from the exons ATGCCTCGGAGAAAG AGGAACGCAGGAAGCAGTTCTGACGGCACGGAGGATTCGGACTTTTCTGCAGATCTCGAGCACAACGACAGTTCTGAGAGCAACGCGAAAAAGCGCAGGAATACTCGACTGACCCGTGCCTCAGCGCGCCTCAGCCAAAGTTCCCAAG GACGGAAACAGGGGGTTGATCCGGACGACACCCCGCCGAGGACACCCACAGGCAACGCCCCTTCCTCTGAGTCCGACATCGACATTTCCAGCCCCAACGTGTCTCACGATGAGAGTCTAGCGAAGGAGCTGGCCCTCAAGGACGCAGGAAGTGACCTGTCGCACCGCCCAAAACGACGCCGCTTCCACGAAAGCTACAACTTCAACATGAAGTGCCCCACCCCTGGCTGCAACTCCCTTG GTCATTTAACTGGAAAACATGAAAGGCACTTCTCAATATCTGGATGCCCACTCTACCATAACTTGTCTGCAGATGAGTGCAAG GTGAGAGCCAGCTCTCGCGgacaggtggaggagaggactcTATCCCACCGGCAGGACGAAAACAGGCATTCCACCCGCCACCAG ACCCCCATGGAGAGACAGATGCAGTACAAGGAGAAGGTGACagagatgaggaagaagaggaactCGACTCTGCCGAAGGAACAGAAGGAGAAGCATGTG gATCATCGGCAGAGCCATGGCGCCAGTCGTGAGCCAATTCTGGAGAACATCACTAGTGATTACGACCTGGAGCTCTTTCGAAAAGCCCAGGCACGTGCTTCGGACGATCTT GAGAAACTTCGGCTCCAGGGCCAGGTCACTGAGGGCAGCAACATGATCAAGACCATCGTGTTTGGACGCTACGAGCTGGACACTTGGTACCACTCTCCCTACCCGGAGGAGTACGCGCGCCTGGGTCGGCTCTACATGTGCGAATTCTGCCTCAAATACATGAAGAGTCAGACCATCCTGCGTAGGCACATG GCCAAATGTGTGTGGAAACACCCACCAGGAGATGAGATCTACAGAAAAGGCACCATTTCTGTCTTCGAGGTAGACGGCAAGAAAAATAAG ATCTATTGCCAGAACCTGTGTCTTCTGGCCAAGCTTTTTCTGGACCACAAGACGCTTTACTACGATGTGGAGCCTTTTCTCTTCTACGTTATGACTGAAGCAGACAACACTGGTTGCCACCTCGTGGGATACTTCTCCAAG GAGAAGAATTCATTCCTGAACTACAATGTTTCCTGTATCCTCACGATGCCTCAGTATATGAGACAGGGTTTTGGCAAGATGCTGATTGACTTCA GCTATCTGCTGTccaaggtggaggagagggtgggttCCCCAGAGAGGCCCCTCTCTGACCTGGGCCTCATCAGCTACCGGAGCTACTGGAAGGAGGTCCTCCTACGCTACCTACACAATTTCCAGGGCAAAGAGGTCTCCATCAAAG AAATTAGCCAGGAAACCGCAGTGAACCCAGTGGATATAGTTAGCACCTTGCAGTCCCTGCAAATGCTGAAATACTGGAAGGGGAAGCACTTGGTCTTAAAGAGACAG GACCTAATTGATGACTGGAAAGCCAAGGAGTCCAAGAGAGGGAACAGCAAGGCCATTGACCCCGCTGCCTTAAAATGGACACCACCTAAGGGCACCTAG
- the LOC134076530 gene encoding histone acetyltransferase KAT7-like isoform X2, with protein sequence MPRRKRNAGSSSDGTEDSDFSADLEHNDSSESNAKKRRNTRLTRASARLSQSSQDSSPTGNAPTSRVPEEALASFIPRRVTRSQNRHQTLKLEVAAASKTYPLRQSRSSGSDSEQPAEAAERGRKQGVDPDDTPPRTPTGNAPSSESDIDISSPNVSHDESLAKELALKDAGSDLSHRPKRRRFHESYNFNMKCPTPGCNSLGHLTGKHERHFSISGCPLYHNLSADECKVRASSRGQVEERTLSHRQDENRHSTRHQTPMERQMQYKEKVTEMRKKRNSTLPKEQKEKHVDHRQSHGASREPILENITSDYDLELFRKAQEKLRLQGQVTEGSNMIKTIVFGRYELDTWYHSPYPEEYARLGRLYMCEFCLKYMKSQTILRRHMAKCVWKHPPGDEIYRKGTISVFEVDGKKNKIYCQNLCLLAKLFLDHKTLYYDVEPFLFYVMTEADNTGCHLVGYFSKEKNSFLNYNVSCILTMPQYMRQGFGKMLIDFSYLLSKVEERVGSPERPLSDLGLISYRSYWKEVLLRYLHNFQGKEVSIKEISQETAVNPVDIVSTLQSLQMLKYWKGKHLVLKRQDLIDDWKAKESKRGNSKAIDPAALKWTPPKGT encoded by the exons ATGCCTCGGAGAAAG AGGAACGCAGGAAGCAGTTCTGACGGCACGGAGGATTCGGACTTTTCTGCAGATCTCGAGCACAACGACAGTTCTGAGAGCAACGCGAAAAAGCGCAGGAATACTCGACTGACCCGTGCCTCAGCGCGCCTCAGCCAAAGTTCCCAAG ATTCCAGCCCGACAGGGAACGCTCCTACCAGCCGTGTCCCTGAGGAGGCGCTGGCGAGCTTCATCCCACGAAGAGTCACCCGCAGCCAGAACCGGCATCAGACCCTGAAGCTGGAGGTGGCGGCTGCCTCCAAGACCTACCCCCTGCGCCAGAGCCGCTCGTCCGGCTCCGACTCAGAGCAGCCGGCAGAGGCCGCCGAGCGGG GACGGAAACAGGGGGTTGATCCGGACGACACCCCGCCGAGGACACCCACAGGCAACGCCCCTTCCTCTGAGTCCGACATCGACATTTCCAGCCCCAACGTGTCTCACGATGAGAGTCTAGCGAAGGAGCTGGCCCTCAAGGACGCAGGAAGTGACCTGTCGCACCGCCCAAAACGACGCCGCTTCCACGAAAGCTACAACTTCAACATGAAGTGCCCCACCCCTGGCTGCAACTCCCTTG GTCATTTAACTGGAAAACATGAAAGGCACTTCTCAATATCTGGATGCCCACTCTACCATAACTTGTCTGCAGATGAGTGCAAG GTGAGAGCCAGCTCTCGCGgacaggtggaggagaggactcTATCCCACCGGCAGGACGAAAACAGGCATTCCACCCGCCACCAG ACCCCCATGGAGAGACAGATGCAGTACAAGGAGAAGGTGACagagatgaggaagaagaggaactCGACTCTGCCGAAGGAACAGAAGGAGAAGCATGTG gATCATCGGCAGAGCCATGGCGCCAGTCGTGAGCCAATTCTGGAGAACATCACTAGTGATTACGACCTGGAGCTCTTTCGAAAAGCCCAG GAGAAACTTCGGCTCCAGGGCCAGGTCACTGAGGGCAGCAACATGATCAAGACCATCGTGTTTGGACGCTACGAGCTGGACACTTGGTACCACTCTCCCTACCCGGAGGAGTACGCGCGCCTGGGTCGGCTCTACATGTGCGAATTCTGCCTCAAATACATGAAGAGTCAGACCATCCTGCGTAGGCACATG GCCAAATGTGTGTGGAAACACCCACCAGGAGATGAGATCTACAGAAAAGGCACCATTTCTGTCTTCGAGGTAGACGGCAAGAAAAATAAG ATCTATTGCCAGAACCTGTGTCTTCTGGCCAAGCTTTTTCTGGACCACAAGACGCTTTACTACGATGTGGAGCCTTTTCTCTTCTACGTTATGACTGAAGCAGACAACACTGGTTGCCACCTCGTGGGATACTTCTCCAAG GAGAAGAATTCATTCCTGAACTACAATGTTTCCTGTATCCTCACGATGCCTCAGTATATGAGACAGGGTTTTGGCAAGATGCTGATTGACTTCA GCTATCTGCTGTccaaggtggaggagagggtgggttCCCCAGAGAGGCCCCTCTCTGACCTGGGCCTCATCAGCTACCGGAGCTACTGGAAGGAGGTCCTCCTACGCTACCTACACAATTTCCAGGGCAAAGAGGTCTCCATCAAAG AAATTAGCCAGGAAACCGCAGTGAACCCAGTGGATATAGTTAGCACCTTGCAGTCCCTGCAAATGCTGAAATACTGGAAGGGGAAGCACTTGGTCTTAAAGAGACAG GACCTAATTGATGACTGGAAAGCCAAGGAGTCCAAGAGAGGGAACAGCAAGGCCATTGACCCCGCTGCCTTAAAATGGACACCACCTAAGGGCACCTAG
- the LOC134076531 gene encoding glucose-6-phosphatase catalytic subunit 1-like, which produces MHALKEADMDTIHNFGVRSTQYLQENYADAQGWFLFVSSAADLRTAFLILFPLLFHLHPATGVKLVWVAVLGDWLNLVCKWLLFGERPYWWVQETSFYGNSTIPQIKQFPMTCETGPGSPSGHAMGAAGVYYALITSVLNAFLQHCGSPAKSWCTKILVWTVFWVMQICVCLSRVYIGAHFPHQVAIGVVVGIAVAEGLSRAHWILCVSFRGYARLTVFLLAFALGLYVLLNAVAVDLLWSLAKAQRWCAKAAWVRLETTPFASLLRNTGILFGLGTALHLPVWDTAVGWKSVKCGRMSGAPFRLTCASAAILLLNALDAIGPPVHSYPLFYLLSFCKSATVPLTTVTIVPYCVARAMKAVAWKGGQN; this is translated from the exons ATGCACGCTTTGAAGGAAGCAGACATGGACACCATCCACAACTTCGGTGTGAGAAGCACGCAGTACCTGCAGGAGAATTACGCCGACGCACAGGGATGGTTCCTCTTTGTGTCGTCAGCTGCGGACTTGCGCACAGCCTTCCTtatcctcttccctctcctgttCCACCTTCATCCTGCCACGGGGGTCAAGCTCGTGTGGGTGGCTGTCTTGGGGGACTGGCTCAATCTGGTCTGTAAGTG GCTGCTGTTTGGAGAACGTCCCTACTGGTGGGTTCAGGAGACATCCTTTTATGGCAACTCCACTATACCACAAATCAAACAGTTCCCCATGACCTGTGAAACTGGCCCAG GCAGTCCCTCTGGTCATGCTATGGGGGCTGCAGGAGTCTACTATGCTCTGATCACCTCTGTCCTCAACGCCTTCCTCCAGCACTGTGGCAGTCCAGCAAAGAGCTG GTGCACAAAAATACTTGTGTGGACAGTCTTCTGGGTCATGCagatctgtgtttgtctgtccagAGTATACATCGGCGCGCACTTCCCCCATCAAGTAGCCATTGGAGTTGTTGTCG GTATTGCTGTGGCTGAGGGCTTGAGCCGAGCCCACTGGATCCTTTGTGTCAGCTTCAGAGGCTACGCCCGTCTCACTGTCTTCCTGCTGGCCTTTGCACTGGGCCTCTACGTCCTGCTCAACGCTGTCGCCGTAGACCTGCTCTGGAGTCTCGCCAAGGCCCAGCGGTGGTGCGCCAAGGCGGCGTGGGTGCGTCTCGAGACCACGCCGTTCGCCAGCCTCCTCCGTAACACCGGCATCCTCTTTGGGCTGGGCACGGCCCTGCACCTGCCCGTGTGGGATACGGCCGTCGGGTGGAAGAGTGTTAAGTGTGGACGGATGAGTGGTGCCCCCTTCAGACTGACCTGTGCAAGTGCAGCCATCTTGCTCTTGAACGCGTTGGATGCTATTGGGCCTCCGGTTCACAGCTATCCACTTTTCTACCTGCTCTCTTTCTGTAAGAGTGCCACTGTGCCCCTGACGACTGTTACCATTGTACCCTACTGTGTAGCCAGGGCAATGAAAGCTGTTGCCTGGAAAGGAGGACAAAACTGA
- the aoc2 gene encoding retina-specific copper amine oxidase — translation MVAQFASLAKCLLILLALISFILNIVFICLNSSRVPKCQNNQHIWKYNHNDHSKIFADLSKDEYQQVRDYMWGQKSLDISHSATAEPKENFIFLIDVVLPKKADALRYLDERASAPTREASVVVFHGSLGYIKEYVVGPIGGTLTHRDVTEEKYNQTQLKITARPVTIGEYMKLFQFLDGEVFGKLNEILKESFDYNDKKPLNPFEGMPRGIKSGDRETWISFFRDMSGMYIHPVGFEVLINHQSLDPSQWQLKKLLYNGQYFNTIDELKESYNNGTLTKIVYKDILNYASLKPRKKPTGLGPQQAYHQGQRFSVKGNQVMYMEWSFAFGLSSLTGMRAFDIKFKGERIAYELSVQEAMSVYGSVTPGMILTKFLDSSIGIGRFAHELVRGVDCPYGATYVDTYRYIDTNQTHRFRNSICVFEHDIGRPLRRHFSDFFHNKYGGLANSALIIRSITAIGNYDYVWDFIFYQSGSVEARVHATGYISSSFIIDGSLRHGHQVAENTLGNVHTHFINFKVDLDILGMKNVFQTKDMTYEEMDLPWTSERKAKIPVLVEKQLTTEQEAALYHGKPMPRSLHVASNQLNKWGHQRSYKIQVISFAAEHLPESEPEERSMSWARYKVAITKHKDEEQTSSSLYSQNDIWSPVVDFSKFIADDESIVNEDLVAWVTAGFLHIPHAEDIPNTVTIGNGGGVILRPHNYFDEDPSIHSPDGVYFEPGSENSCEYNKMACLKNDQCTPTLDPFTYHGFEGVMKFE, via the exons CACATCTGGAAATATAACCACAATGACCACAGTAAGATATTTGCAGACCTGTCCAAGGATGAATACCAACAAGTCCGGGACTACATGTGGGGGCAGAAGAGTTTGGACATATCACACTCTGCAACAGCAGAGCCTAAGGAGAACTTTATCTTTTTGATAGACGTAGTGCTCCCAAAGAAAGCTGATGCGCTCCGTTACTTGGATGAACGTGCCTCTGCACCGACGAGGGAAGCATCAGTGGTGGTATTCCACGGCTCCTTGGGCTATATTAAGGAATATGTGGTGGGACCTATTGGAGGGACACTCACCCACCGAGATGTGACGGAGGAGAAGTACAATCAGACTCAATTGAAAATAACCGCTCGCCCTGTCACCATTGGTGAATATATGAAACTTTTTCAGTTCCTTGACGGTGAGGTGTTTGGGAAATTGAATGAAATACTAAAGGAGAGTTTCGACTACAACGATAAAAAGCCACTGAATCCATTTGAGGGGATGCCCCGTGGGATAAAGTCGGGAGACCGAGAAACATGGATATCTTTTTTTCGGGACATGAGCGGAATGTATATTCATCCAGTTGGTTTCGAAGTGTTGATTAACCACCAAAGCCTCGACCCATCCCAGTGGCAATTAAAGAAATTGCTTTACAATGGTCAATACTTTAACACTATTGACGAATTGAAAGAATCGTACAATAATGGCACTCTAACCAAAATCGTTTACAAGGACATTTTAAACTATGCCTCCTTAAAACCTCGAAAAAAGCCGACAGGTCTTGGCCCCCAGCAAGCTTATCATCAAGGTCAACGCTTCAGTGTTAAGGGTAACCAGGTTATGTACATGGAGTGGAGTTTTGCGTTTGGACTGAGCTCTCTCACCGGCATGCGGGCGTTTGATATTAAATTCAAAGGAGAGAGAATTGCATATGAACTTAGTGTACAAGAGGCGATGTCTGTCTACGGCTCAGTAACCCCTGGCATGATTCTCACCAAGTTCCTCGACTCAAGTATTGGCATCGGTCGCTTCGCGCACGAGTTGGTGCGTGGAGTGGACTGTCCGTATGGGGCTACCTACGTAGACACTTACCGTTATATAGACACGAATCAGACACATCGGTTCAGAAATTCAATCTGTGTTTTCGAGCACGATATAGGCAGGCCATTACGCAGGCACTTCTCTGACTTTTTTCACAACAAATATGGAGGGCTGGCAAACAGTGCTTTGATTATCAGATCCATCACTGCAATCGGGAACTACGACTATGTCTGGGATTTCATCTTTTACCAGAGCGGGTCTGTGGAAGCCAGAGTGCATGCCACTGGTTACATATCATCGTCTTTCATCATTGACGGTAGTTTGCGTCATGGCCACCAGGTCGCAGAAAATACCCTGGGAAATGTCCATACTCACTTCATTAACTTCAAAGTTGACCTAGATATTCTGG GTATGAAGAACGTCTTCCAGACCAAAGACATGACCTATGAAGAGATGGACCTGCCCTGGACCTCGGAGCGGAAGGCCAAGATCCCCGTGCTGGTGGAAAAGCAGCTGACTACAGAGCAGGAGGCTGCTCTGTATCATGGCAAACCCATGCCTCGCTCCCTGCATGTGGCCAGCAACCAGCTAAACAAGTGGGGACACCAGCGCTCCTACAAGATCCAGGTGATCAGTTTTGCGGCAGAGCACCTGCCTGAGAGCGAGCCAGAGGAACGCTCCATGTCCTGGGCCAG GTACAAGGTGGCCATCACTAAGCACAAAGATGAAGAGCAGACCAGTAGTAGTCTCTATAGCCAGAATGATATATGGTCGCCTGTAGTAGACTTCAGCAAATTCATTGCTGATGATGAGTCGATTGTGAATGAG GATCTCGTTGCTTGGGTGACTGCAGGCTTCCTGCACATTCCACATGCAGAGGATATTCCAAACACGGTCACCATTGGCAATGGTGGTGGAGTCATTCTGAGACCACACAACTATTTTGATGAGGACCCATCCATTCACTCACCTGATGGGGTGTACTTTGAACCAGGGTCCGAAAACAGCTGTGAGTACAACAAGATGGCCTGCCTGAAGAATGACCAATGCACACCCACACTGGACCCATTCACTTATCATGGGTTTGAAGGAGTCATGAAATTTGAATGA
- the tac4 gene encoding tachykinin-4: MELVRFAIFAVILYVQVYGSSGSPEDDRDIWSVENWQDPSDSGIAIRFADLMKRSKSQQFHGLMGRSSGVPQPVRLGRKRNKGEMFVGLMGRRSSSGELQEEWNKPQTYY, from the exons ATGGAATTAGTCAGATTTGCAATCTTCGCAGTCATTCTGTACGTTCAGGTCTACGGGTCATCTGGGTCTCCGGAGGATGACCGGGATATCTGGTCTGTGGAAAACTGGCAG GACCCGTCGGATAGCGGTATTGCCATTCGCTTTGCTGATCTGATGAAAAGGTCGAAATCACAACAGTTCCATGGATTAATGGGCAGAAGTTCTG GTGTTCCTCAACCTGTGCGTCTTGGACGAAAAA ggaaTAAAGGAGAAATGTTTGTCGGACTCATGGGCAGAAGGTCTTCTAGCGGAG AACTACAAGAGGAATGGAACAAACCTCAGACATACTACTAA
- the LOC134076530 gene encoding histone acetyltransferase KAT7-like isoform X1: MPRRKRNAGSSSDGTEDSDFSADLEHNDSSESNAKKRRNTRLTRASARLSQSSQDSSPTGNAPTSRVPEEALASFIPRRVTRSQNRHQTLKLEVAAASKTYPLRQSRSSGSDSEQPAEAAERGRKQGVDPDDTPPRTPTGNAPSSESDIDISSPNVSHDESLAKELALKDAGSDLSHRPKRRRFHESYNFNMKCPTPGCNSLGHLTGKHERHFSISGCPLYHNLSADECKVRASSRGQVEERTLSHRQDENRHSTRHQTPMERQMQYKEKVTEMRKKRNSTLPKEQKEKHVDHRQSHGASREPILENITSDYDLELFRKAQARASDDLEKLRLQGQVTEGSNMIKTIVFGRYELDTWYHSPYPEEYARLGRLYMCEFCLKYMKSQTILRRHMAKCVWKHPPGDEIYRKGTISVFEVDGKKNKIYCQNLCLLAKLFLDHKTLYYDVEPFLFYVMTEADNTGCHLVGYFSKEKNSFLNYNVSCILTMPQYMRQGFGKMLIDFSYLLSKVEERVGSPERPLSDLGLISYRSYWKEVLLRYLHNFQGKEVSIKEISQETAVNPVDIVSTLQSLQMLKYWKGKHLVLKRQDLIDDWKAKESKRGNSKAIDPAALKWTPPKGT, encoded by the exons ATGCCTCGGAGAAAG AGGAACGCAGGAAGCAGTTCTGACGGCACGGAGGATTCGGACTTTTCTGCAGATCTCGAGCACAACGACAGTTCTGAGAGCAACGCGAAAAAGCGCAGGAATACTCGACTGACCCGTGCCTCAGCGCGCCTCAGCCAAAGTTCCCAAG ATTCCAGCCCGACAGGGAACGCTCCTACCAGCCGTGTCCCTGAGGAGGCGCTGGCGAGCTTCATCCCACGAAGAGTCACCCGCAGCCAGAACCGGCATCAGACCCTGAAGCTGGAGGTGGCGGCTGCCTCCAAGACCTACCCCCTGCGCCAGAGCCGCTCGTCCGGCTCCGACTCAGAGCAGCCGGCAGAGGCCGCCGAGCGGG GACGGAAACAGGGGGTTGATCCGGACGACACCCCGCCGAGGACACCCACAGGCAACGCCCCTTCCTCTGAGTCCGACATCGACATTTCCAGCCCCAACGTGTCTCACGATGAGAGTCTAGCGAAGGAGCTGGCCCTCAAGGACGCAGGAAGTGACCTGTCGCACCGCCCAAAACGACGCCGCTTCCACGAAAGCTACAACTTCAACATGAAGTGCCCCACCCCTGGCTGCAACTCCCTTG GTCATTTAACTGGAAAACATGAAAGGCACTTCTCAATATCTGGATGCCCACTCTACCATAACTTGTCTGCAGATGAGTGCAAG GTGAGAGCCAGCTCTCGCGgacaggtggaggagaggactcTATCCCACCGGCAGGACGAAAACAGGCATTCCACCCGCCACCAG ACCCCCATGGAGAGACAGATGCAGTACAAGGAGAAGGTGACagagatgaggaagaagaggaactCGACTCTGCCGAAGGAACAGAAGGAGAAGCATGTG gATCATCGGCAGAGCCATGGCGCCAGTCGTGAGCCAATTCTGGAGAACATCACTAGTGATTACGACCTGGAGCTCTTTCGAAAAGCCCAGGCACGTGCTTCGGACGATCTT GAGAAACTTCGGCTCCAGGGCCAGGTCACTGAGGGCAGCAACATGATCAAGACCATCGTGTTTGGACGCTACGAGCTGGACACTTGGTACCACTCTCCCTACCCGGAGGAGTACGCGCGCCTGGGTCGGCTCTACATGTGCGAATTCTGCCTCAAATACATGAAGAGTCAGACCATCCTGCGTAGGCACATG GCCAAATGTGTGTGGAAACACCCACCAGGAGATGAGATCTACAGAAAAGGCACCATTTCTGTCTTCGAGGTAGACGGCAAGAAAAATAAG ATCTATTGCCAGAACCTGTGTCTTCTGGCCAAGCTTTTTCTGGACCACAAGACGCTTTACTACGATGTGGAGCCTTTTCTCTTCTACGTTATGACTGAAGCAGACAACACTGGTTGCCACCTCGTGGGATACTTCTCCAAG GAGAAGAATTCATTCCTGAACTACAATGTTTCCTGTATCCTCACGATGCCTCAGTATATGAGACAGGGTTTTGGCAAGATGCTGATTGACTTCA GCTATCTGCTGTccaaggtggaggagagggtgggttCCCCAGAGAGGCCCCTCTCTGACCTGGGCCTCATCAGCTACCGGAGCTACTGGAAGGAGGTCCTCCTACGCTACCTACACAATTTCCAGGGCAAAGAGGTCTCCATCAAAG AAATTAGCCAGGAAACCGCAGTGAACCCAGTGGATATAGTTAGCACCTTGCAGTCCCTGCAAATGCTGAAATACTGGAAGGGGAAGCACTTGGTCTTAAAGAGACAG GACCTAATTGATGACTGGAAAGCCAAGGAGTCCAAGAGAGGGAACAGCAAGGCCATTGACCCCGCTGCCTTAAAATGGACACCACCTAAGGGCACCTAG